A single window of Streptomyces griseoviridis DNA harbors:
- a CDS encoding heavy metal transporter: MSEPSPHSPKRRGRLLRAAGALVVLLAVAAYMAVQYVTGGRGGPGCEVVAGDAEGDGTTYEFTPEQAVNAATIAAVGTGRGMPERAVTIALATALQESALRNIAHGDRDSLGLFQQRPSQGWGTAKEIMDPTYAAGEFYRHLAKVDDYAELPLTVAAQRVQRSGFPEAYAKHEPDAALLAAALTGNAAATLSCTGTPAPVASVDPTAGETQGPDAVRAALARDFGRDALQPVGAEVGTAAEPSAAPSQSTGGSRVLTLPVTAGSSPAKGRTDRQRGWQLAQWAVANASALRIERVVYGGREWTAGNVDSRWRTVRGAGTGGTGGTAGAADTVRIVTARP; the protein is encoded by the coding sequence GTGTCAGAGCCGTCCCCCCACTCCCCCAAGCGCCGTGGCCGCCTTCTGCGGGCCGCGGGCGCCCTCGTGGTCCTGCTGGCCGTCGCCGCCTACATGGCGGTGCAGTACGTGACGGGCGGCCGCGGCGGGCCCGGCTGCGAGGTCGTCGCGGGCGACGCCGAGGGCGACGGGACGACGTACGAGTTCACGCCGGAGCAGGCGGTGAACGCGGCGACGATCGCCGCCGTCGGCACCGGGCGCGGCATGCCCGAGCGCGCGGTGACGATCGCGCTGGCGACGGCGCTCCAGGAGTCGGCGCTGCGCAACATCGCGCACGGCGACCGGGATTCGCTCGGCCTGTTCCAGCAGCGGCCGTCGCAGGGCTGGGGCACCGCGAAGGAGATCATGGACCCGACGTACGCGGCGGGCGAGTTCTACCGGCACCTCGCGAAGGTCGACGACTACGCCGAGCTGCCGCTGACGGTCGCCGCGCAGCGCGTGCAGCGCAGCGGTTTCCCCGAGGCGTACGCCAAGCACGAGCCGGACGCCGCGCTGCTCGCCGCCGCCCTCACCGGGAACGCGGCCGCCACCCTCTCCTGCACCGGCACGCCCGCGCCCGTCGCCTCGGTGGACCCGACGGCCGGCGAGACGCAGGGCCCCGACGCGGTACGGGCCGCGCTGGCGCGGGACTTCGGGCGGGACGCGCTCCAGCCGGTCGGCGCCGAGGTGGGCACGGCGGCGGAGCCGTCGGCCGCCCCCTCGCAGAGCACCGGGGGCAGTCGCGTCCTCACCCTGCCGGTGACCGCGGGTTCGAGCCCGGCGAAGGGCCGCACGGACCGGCAGCGCGGCTGGCAGCTCGCGCAGTGGGCAGTGGCCAACGCCTCGGCGCTGCGCATCGAGCGGGTCGTCTACGGCGGGCGCGAGTGGACCGCGGGGAACGTCGACTCGCGGTGGCGGACGGTGCGCGGGGCGGGGACGGGCGGGACCGGCGGGACCGCCGGGGCTGCGGACACGGTCCGGATCGTCACGGCGCGTCCGTAG
- a CDS encoding ATP-binding protein gives MSLPLTRRIARAALLVAAGAAAGVGVAGSASAAPQLPATPNLGGLTALDGASVGNTVDGVSQKATGVAADTGSKAVKQAVPAAGKTGGAVAKQATPAAQKAAGSAAGSAGEILGDTAKTATKGGLPTDALGGGLPSAQTLPLKGLPLGG, from the coding sequence ATGTCCCTCCCCCTGACCCGCCGGATCGCCCGTGCCGCGCTGCTCGTCGCAGCGGGAGCGGCTGCCGGGGTCGGTGTGGCCGGCTCCGCCAGCGCTGCCCCCCAGCTGCCCGCCACCCCGAACCTCGGCGGCCTGACCGCGCTGGACGGCGCGAGCGTCGGCAACACCGTGGACGGCGTGTCGCAGAAGGCCACCGGCGTCGCGGCCGACACCGGCAGCAAGGCCGTCAAGCAGGCCGTGCCCGCGGCGGGCAAGACCGGCGGCGCGGTCGCCAAGCAGGCCACCCCGGCCGCGCAGAAGGCCGCCGGGAGCGCGGCGGGCTCCGCCGGGGAGATCCTCGGTGACACCGCGAAGACGGCCACCAAGGGCGGGCTGCCGACGGACGCGCTCGGCGGCGGCCTGCCGTCGGCGCAGACGCTGCCGCTGAAGGGCCTCCCGCTGGGCGGCTGA
- a CDS encoding sensor histidine kinase, with protein MEDAPLSDEETRVNRLVRIGEAPRNRGELMRKLIWVVPWLVFLASPFHDLLDGDDSAAVTAAGAAGLLAFVGIYLTIVFRNMGTPFAPATVILLVAVLEALAVALSLALGSDWLGLFVYISVCCGITFPIRLAYWCVPANTAALVLVGLAVGQRDAWGLVLVVLMVGYSMSGVRQLIHTTVELRKARATVARLAANEERLRMARDLHDLLGHSLSLITLKSELAGRMLPGHPDRAAQQVADIEQVSRQALVDVREAVTGYRRARLADELAGAQVALTAAAITPRVPTEPDLTGVPEESESALAWALREAVTNVVRHSGARRCTVELLRRQTLDGPVLELSVEDDGSGGSGEGPGNGLAGLTERLAKAGGTLEAGRTKGGFRLVARVPADGPAHVGSEA; from the coding sequence ATGGAGGACGCACCGCTCTCCGACGAGGAGACCCGGGTGAATCGGCTGGTGCGCATCGGTGAGGCGCCCCGCAACCGGGGTGAGCTGATGCGCAAGCTGATCTGGGTGGTGCCCTGGCTGGTCTTCCTGGCCTCGCCCTTCCACGACCTGCTGGACGGCGACGACTCCGCGGCGGTCACCGCGGCCGGCGCGGCGGGCCTGCTCGCCTTCGTCGGGATCTACCTGACGATCGTCTTCCGCAACATGGGCACCCCGTTCGCCCCGGCCACCGTCATCTTGCTGGTCGCGGTGCTCGAAGCGCTCGCCGTCGCCCTCTCGCTCGCCCTCGGCAGCGACTGGCTCGGCCTGTTCGTGTACATCTCCGTCTGCTGCGGGATCACCTTCCCGATCCGCCTCGCCTACTGGTGCGTCCCCGCCAACACCGCCGCCCTGGTCCTGGTCGGCCTCGCGGTCGGCCAGCGGGACGCCTGGGGGCTGGTCCTGGTCGTCCTGATGGTCGGCTACTCCATGAGCGGCGTGCGCCAACTGATCCACACCACCGTGGAGTTGCGCAAGGCACGGGCCACCGTCGCCCGACTCGCCGCCAACGAGGAGCGGTTGCGGATGGCCCGGGACCTGCACGACCTGCTCGGCCACTCGCTCTCCCTCATCACGCTCAAGAGCGAACTGGCCGGCCGGATGCTCCCCGGCCACCCCGACCGGGCCGCCCAGCAGGTCGCCGACATCGAACAGGTCAGCCGCCAGGCCCTGGTGGACGTCAGGGAGGCCGTCACCGGCTACCGGCGGGCCCGCCTCGCCGACGAACTCGCCGGCGCCCAGGTCGCCCTGACCGCCGCGGCCATCACCCCGCGCGTCCCCACCGAGCCCGACCTCACCGGCGTCCCCGAGGAGAGCGAGTCGGCGCTCGCCTGGGCGCTGCGCGAGGCGGTCACCAACGTCGTGCGGCACAGCGGCGCCCGCCGCTGCACGGTGGAGCTGCTGCGCCGCCAGACCCTGGACGGCCCGGTCCTCGAACTCTCCGTCGAGGACGACGGCTCCGGCGGCTCCGGCGAGGGCCCCGGCAACGGCCTCGCCGGCCTCACCGAACGCCTGGCGAAGGCCGGCGGGACCCTGGAGGCGGGCCGCACCAAGGGCGGCTTCCGGCTCGTCGCCCGCGTCCCCGCCGACGGCCCCGCGCACGTAGGATCCGAGGCATGA
- a CDS encoding response regulator transcription factor, producing MSRTIKVLLAEDQSMVREALAALLGLEDDIEVVAQVARGDEVLAAARAHDVDVALLDIEMPGATGIEAAGQLHRELPGVKLVVLTTFGRPGYLRSAMEAGADAFLVKDAPAAQLADAVRKVLAGERVIDPTLAAAALAEGANPLTDREREVLRAAADGATNAELASALHLSQGTVRNYLSTAIQKLAVRNRAEAVSIARQKGWL from the coding sequence ATGAGCCGCACGATCAAGGTCCTGCTCGCCGAGGACCAGTCGATGGTCCGCGAGGCGCTCGCCGCCCTCCTCGGTCTCGAGGACGACATCGAGGTCGTCGCCCAGGTCGCCCGCGGCGACGAGGTGCTGGCCGCGGCCCGCGCCCACGACGTCGACGTCGCCCTCCTCGACATCGAGATGCCCGGCGCCACCGGCATCGAGGCCGCCGGACAGCTGCACCGCGAGCTGCCCGGCGTGAAACTGGTCGTGCTGACCACCTTCGGCCGCCCCGGCTATCTGCGCAGCGCCATGGAGGCGGGCGCCGACGCCTTCCTCGTCAAGGACGCCCCGGCCGCCCAACTCGCCGACGCGGTAAGGAAGGTGCTCGCGGGCGAACGCGTCATCGACCCCACGCTCGCGGCGGCGGCCCTCGCGGAGGGCGCCAACCCGCTCACCGACCGCGAGCGCGAGGTGCTGCGCGCGGCGGCGGACGGCGCCACCAACGCCGAACTGGCCTCCGCCCTGCACCTCTCCCAGGGCACGGTCCGCAACTACCTCTCGACGGCGATCCAGAAACTGGCGGTCCGCAACCGCGCGGAGGCGGTCAGCATCGCCCGGCAGAAGGGCTGGCTGTAG
- the fdxA gene encoding ferredoxin translates to MTYVIAQPCVDVKDKACIEECPVDCIYEGSRSLYIHPDECVDCGACEPVCPVEAIFYEDDVPEEWKDYYKANVEFFDELGSPGGASKLGLIERDHPFVAGLPPQAE, encoded by the coding sequence GTGACCTACGTCATCGCGCAGCCTTGTGTCGACGTCAAGGACAAGGCGTGCATCGAGGAGTGCCCGGTCGACTGCATCTACGAGGGCTCCAGGTCCTTGTACATCCACCCGGACGAATGCGTCGACTGTGGTGCCTGTGAGCCGGTCTGCCCGGTCGAGGCGATCTTCTACGAGGACGACGTGCCGGAGGAGTGGAAGGACTACTACAAGGCGAACGTCGAGTTCTTCGACGAGCTGGGTTCTCCCGGCGGCGCCAGCAAACTGGGTCTGATCGAGCGCGACCACCCCTTCGTGGCGGGTCTCCCGCCGCAGGCCGAGTAG
- a CDS encoding ABC transporter ATP-binding protein, whose protein sequence is MTTTAVTAATPVVGFESVSKVYGDVRAVDGLSLSLYPGETVALLGPNGAGKSTTLDLLLGLRQPDAGRVRVFGTGPREAIVAGRVGAMLQSGGLMDEVTVAELVALACALHPKSYKVGDVLSRAGISQIADRKVDKLSGGQAQRVRFALATAGDSDLIVLDEPTTGMDVTARQAFWATMREQADQGRTVLFATHYLEEADAIADRVLVLHRGRLLADGTAAEIKAKAGARRVSFDLDGPVDEAPIRALPFLTSVDVSGHTVRIQSSDADATVHALYGLGVYPRNLEVSGLGLEQAFVAITQAEEAKQS, encoded by the coding sequence ATGACAACGACAGCCGTGACGGCCGCCACCCCGGTGGTCGGATTCGAATCTGTGAGCAAGGTGTACGGGGACGTACGGGCCGTGGACGGCCTGTCGCTCAGCCTGTACCCGGGGGAGACCGTGGCCCTGCTGGGGCCCAACGGGGCGGGCAAGTCGACGACGCTCGATCTGCTGCTCGGGCTCAGGCAGCCCGACGCCGGGCGGGTACGGGTGTTCGGGACCGGGCCGCGGGAGGCGATCGTCGCCGGGCGGGTCGGCGCGATGCTCCAGAGCGGCGGTCTGATGGACGAGGTCACCGTCGCCGAACTGGTCGCGCTCGCCTGCGCCCTGCACCCGAAGTCCTACAAGGTCGGCGACGTGCTCAGCCGGGCCGGCATCAGCCAGATCGCCGACCGCAAGGTCGACAAGCTCTCCGGCGGCCAGGCCCAGCGCGTCCGGTTCGCCCTCGCCACCGCGGGCGACAGCGACCTCATCGTCCTCGACGAACCCACCACCGGCATGGACGTCACCGCCCGCCAGGCGTTCTGGGCCACCATGCGCGAACAGGCCGACCAGGGCCGCACGGTCCTCTTCGCCACCCACTACCTGGAGGAGGCCGACGCCATCGCCGACCGGGTCCTGGTGCTGCACCGGGGCCGGCTGCTCGCCGACGGCACCGCAGCCGAGATCAAGGCCAAGGCCGGCGCCCGCCGCGTCTCCTTCGACCTCGACGGCCCCGTCGACGAGGCCCCGATCCGCGCGCTGCCCTTCCTCACCTCGGTCGACGTGAGCGGCCACACCGTCCGCATCCAGTCGTCCGACGCCGACGCCACCGTCCACGCGCTGTACGGACTCGGCGTCTACCCCCGCAACCTCGAAGTCTCCGGCCTCGGCCTCGAGCAGGCGTTCGTCGCCATCACCCAGGCCGAGGAGGCCAAGCAGTCATGA
- a CDS encoding GNAT family N-acetyltransferase, protein MEISAAGRLEVRITAADVGKRVSVRCLTEPGAAREKFTDTVGVLTSWDDDVLLITQKSGVSVRIAVPSLVAGKVVPAAPARRRGPAATYRELARVSSRAWRPVESERLGGWELRAAAGFTRRANSVLPLGDPGLPLDEALAAVRRWYARRGLPAYVQTATGAEGTQEALCAELERRGWAREVSAELWTGALAPVADRAGSAGVELSRTADAAWLARYQRKGVGEVALRVLGSGPSVWFATVPGEEASGQDVPGAPAAIGRCVVDGRWASFAAVEVAPERRRQGLAGAVMAALAGRALDEGASAAWLQVETDNAGARALYAGMGFAAHHAYHHYREPDGDGTGPA, encoded by the coding sequence GTGGAAATATCTGCCGCCGGACGTCTCGAGGTCCGCATCACCGCTGCTGACGTGGGAAAACGCGTCTCCGTGCGGTGTCTGACCGAACCCGGCGCGGCGCGGGAGAAGTTCACCGACACGGTGGGCGTTCTCACATCATGGGACGACGACGTGCTGCTGATCACACAGAAGAGCGGTGTGAGCGTCCGGATCGCGGTGCCGTCCCTGGTCGCCGGGAAGGTCGTACCGGCCGCGCCGGCCCGCAGACGCGGGCCCGCCGCCACCTACCGGGAACTCGCGCGGGTCTCCTCGCGCGCGTGGCGCCCGGTGGAGAGCGAGCGGCTCGGCGGGTGGGAGCTGCGCGCCGCCGCCGGCTTCACCCGCCGGGCCAACTCGGTGCTGCCGCTCGGCGATCCCGGGCTGCCCCTGGACGAGGCGCTGGCCGCGGTACGGCGGTGGTACGCGCGACGGGGGCTGCCCGCGTACGTGCAGACCGCGACCGGCGCCGAGGGCACCCAGGAGGCGCTCTGCGCGGAGCTGGAGCGGCGCGGCTGGGCGCGTGAGGTGAGCGCCGAGCTGTGGACGGGCGCGCTGGCGCCGGTCGCCGACCGGGCCGGGTCCGCCGGGGTGGAGCTGTCCCGCACGGCCGACGCGGCCTGGCTGGCCCGCTACCAGCGCAAGGGCGTCGGCGAGGTGGCCCTGAGGGTGCTGGGCAGCGGGCCCTCGGTCTGGTTCGCGACGGTGCCGGGCGAGGAAGCGTCCGGCCAGGACGTGCCCGGTGCGCCGGCCGCGATCGGGCGGTGCGTGGTGGACGGCAGGTGGGCCTCGTTCGCCGCCGTCGAGGTGGCGCCCGAGCGGCGCAGGCAGGGGCTCGCGGGCGCCGTCATGGCGGCGCTGGCCGGGCGGGCCCTGGACGAGGGCGCCTCGGCCGCCTGGCTCCAGGTCGAGACCGACAACGCCGGCGCGCGCGCCCTGTACGCCGGGATGGGCTTCGCCGCGCACCACGCCTACCACCACTACCGGGAACCGGACGGCGACGGGACAGGACCGGCGTGA
- a CDS encoding ABC transporter permease yields MSSLIKLELTRALRNRKFLFFSVIYPSALFLLIAGNADSSEKVDGTGLTLPTYMMVSMASFGALTAVLMGNSERIAKERENGWVRQLRLTTLPGRGYVLAKTAGAAVVSLPSIVIVFVVAALVKDVRLDAWQWLALTGAIWAGSLVFAALGVALGYLASGDAVRPITMLTYFGLSILGGLWMPTTTFPQWLQDIAKWLPTHAYAAIGRAIEQSQAPQTQDIAILAVFFVLFAGGAAWLYRKDTLKA; encoded by the coding sequence ATGAGCAGCCTGATCAAGCTGGAACTGACCCGCGCCCTGCGCAACCGCAAGTTCCTGTTCTTCTCGGTGATCTACCCCTCGGCCCTGTTCCTGCTGATCGCGGGCAACGCCGACAGCTCCGAGAAGGTCGACGGCACCGGCCTGACCCTGCCGACGTACATGATGGTCTCCATGGCCTCCTTCGGCGCCCTGACCGCCGTCCTGATGGGCAACAGCGAACGCATCGCCAAGGAGCGCGAGAACGGCTGGGTGCGGCAACTGCGGCTGACCACCCTGCCGGGACGCGGCTACGTCCTCGCCAAGACGGCGGGCGCCGCCGTGGTGAGCCTGCCGTCCATCGTGATCGTCTTCGTCGTCGCGGCGCTCGTGAAGGACGTCCGCCTCGACGCCTGGCAGTGGCTCGCCCTCACCGGCGCGATCTGGGCGGGCAGCCTGGTCTTCGCCGCGCTCGGGGTCGCCCTCGGCTACCTCGCCAGCGGCGACGCGGTCCGTCCGATCACCATGCTCACCTACTTCGGGCTCTCCATCCTGGGCGGCCTGTGGATGCCCACGACGACGTTCCCGCAGTGGCTCCAGGACATCGCGAAGTGGCTGCCCACGCACGCGTACGCTGCGATCGGGCGGGCCATCGAGCAGAGCCAGGCCCCGCAGACCCAGGACATCGCCATCCTGGCCGTGTTCTTCGTCCTCTTCGCGGGCGGAGCGGCCTGGCTGTACCGGAAGGACACGCTGAAGGCGTGA
- a CDS encoding DUF6113 family protein, which translates to MSGQGHGSPLAQPLRAPSPGRAAAYAGLLVLGAVVGTAGSLVQAGWFPGGLLLALAGEAGLLLGGARATGGRAGAVAPAVGWIVAVVLLTTNRPEGDFVFAAGGTSYLFLLGGMAVAVICATFGFGRQPSGR; encoded by the coding sequence ATGAGCGGCCAGGGGCACGGATCCCCGCTCGCCCAGCCGCTCAGGGCGCCCTCCCCCGGCCGCGCGGCCGCCTACGCGGGCCTCCTCGTGCTCGGCGCGGTCGTCGGGACCGCCGGATCGCTGGTGCAGGCGGGCTGGTTCCCCGGCGGGCTGCTGCTCGCGCTGGCCGGCGAGGCCGGGCTGCTGCTCGGCGGCGCGCGGGCCACCGGGGGCCGGGCCGGGGCGGTCGCGCCCGCCGTCGGCTGGATTGTCGCCGTCGTCCTGCTCACCACCAACCGGCCCGAGGGCGACTTCGTGTTCGCCGCGGGCGGGACCTCGTACCTCTTCCTCCTCGGCGGCATGGCCGTCGCTGTGATCTGTGCCACTTTTGGTTTCGGGCGGCAACCGAGCGGTCGATGA
- the mshB gene encoding N-acetyl-1-D-myo-inositol-2-amino-2-deoxy-alpha-D-glucopyranoside deacetylase has translation MTELPARRLLLVHAHPDDESINNGATMARYRAEGARVTLVTCTLGERGEVIPPELRHLTGPALGAYRLRELTAAMAALGVDDFRQLGGAGRYSDSGMMGLPDNDDPDCFWQADLDEAAAHLVEVILEVRPQVVVTYDPDGGYGHPDHIQAHRVTTRAVELAAAAGWEVPKVYWNRAPRTVVEAAFARLERELPELPFDAAARVDDLPGVVGDELVTTEIDGTAHARDKAAAMGAHATQLKLTGAYFALSNALAQPLFTTEYYQLVRGERAPGGRESDLFAGLATEGTR, from the coding sequence ATGACGGAACTGCCCGCCCGGCGTCTGCTCCTCGTGCACGCGCACCCGGACGACGAATCCATCAACAACGGCGCGACCATGGCCAGGTACCGGGCCGAGGGCGCGCGGGTGACGCTGGTCACCTGCACCCTCGGCGAGCGCGGCGAGGTCATCCCGCCCGAGCTGCGGCACCTGACCGGGCCCGCGCTCGGCGCGTACCGGCTGCGCGAGCTGACCGCCGCCATGGCCGCCCTCGGCGTCGACGACTTCCGGCAGCTCGGCGGCGCGGGCCGCTACAGCGACTCCGGGATGATGGGGCTCCCCGACAACGACGACCCGGACTGCTTCTGGCAGGCCGACCTCGACGAGGCCGCCGCCCACCTGGTCGAGGTGATCCTCGAGGTCCGCCCGCAGGTCGTCGTCACCTACGACCCGGACGGCGGCTACGGCCACCCCGACCACATCCAGGCCCACCGGGTCACCACCCGCGCCGTCGAACTGGCCGCGGCGGCGGGCTGGGAGGTCCCCAAGGTCTACTGGAACCGCGCCCCGCGCACCGTCGTCGAGGCCGCCTTCGCCCGCCTGGAGCGGGAACTGCCCGAGCTGCCCTTCGACGCCGCCGCCCGCGTCGACGACCTCCCGGGCGTGGTCGGCGACGAGCTGGTCACCACCGAGATCGACGGCACCGCGCACGCGCGGGACAAGGCGGCGGCCATGGGCGCGCACGCCACCCAACTGAAGCTCACCGGCGCGTACTTCGCGCTGTCGAACGCGCTGGCGCAACCCCTGTTCACCACCGAGTACTACCAACTGGTGCGCGGCGAAAGGGCCCCGGGCGGTCGCGAGAGCGACCTCTTCGCCGGCCTCGCGACGGAGGGGACCCGATGA
- a CDS encoding bifunctional succinyldiaminopimelate transaminase/glutamate-prephenate aminotransferase, with amino-acid sequence MSAVSDRLPTFPWDRLEPYKKTATAHPDGIVDLSVGTPVDPVPELIQKALIDAADSPGYPTVWGTPALRDALTGWVERRLGARGVTHRHVLPIVGSKELVAWLPTQLGLGPGDRVAYPRLAYPTYEVGARLARAGHEVYDDPTELDPAGLKLLWLNSPSNPTGKVLGKDELTRIVAWARAHDVLVFSDECYIELGWEADPVSVLHPDVNGGSFDGLVAVHSLSKRSNLAGYRAAFLAGDPAVLGPLLEIRKHGGMMTSAPTQAAVVAALGDDEHVREQRERYAARRTALRAALVRHGFRIEHSEASLYLWATRGESCWETVAHLAELGILVAPGDFYGTAGERFVRVALTASDERVAAAVARL; translated from the coding sequence GTGTCCGCAGTCTCCGACCGCCTTCCGACCTTCCCCTGGGACAGGCTGGAGCCGTACAAGAAGACGGCGACCGCCCATCCGGACGGCATCGTCGACCTCTCCGTCGGCACCCCGGTCGACCCGGTGCCCGAGCTGATCCAGAAGGCGCTGATCGACGCGGCCGACTCACCCGGCTATCCGACGGTCTGGGGCACCCCGGCGCTGCGCGACGCGCTCACCGGCTGGGTCGAGCGCAGGCTCGGCGCCCGCGGCGTCACCCACCGGCACGTGCTGCCGATCGTCGGCTCCAAGGAACTGGTCGCCTGGCTGCCCACGCAGCTCGGCCTCGGCCCCGGCGACCGGGTCGCGTACCCGCGCCTCGCCTACCCGACCTACGAGGTCGGCGCCCGGCTGGCGCGCGCCGGCCACGAGGTCTACGACGACCCGACCGAGCTCGACCCGGCGGGCCTGAAGCTGCTCTGGCTCAACTCGCCCTCCAACCCGACCGGCAAGGTCCTCGGCAAGGACGAACTGACCCGGATCGTGGCCTGGGCCCGCGCCCACGACGTCCTGGTCTTCTCCGACGAGTGCTACATCGAGCTGGGCTGGGAGGCCGACCCGGTCTCGGTGCTGCACCCGGACGTCAACGGCGGCTCCTTCGACGGTCTCGTCGCGGTCCACTCGCTCTCCAAGCGCTCCAACCTGGCCGGCTACCGCGCCGCGTTCCTGGCGGGCGACCCGGCCGTGCTCGGCCCGCTCCTGGAGATCCGCAAGCACGGCGGCATGATGACCTCCGCGCCGACCCAGGCGGCCGTGGTGGCGGCCCTCGGCGACGACGAGCACGTCCGTGAGCAGCGGGAGCGGTACGCGGCCCGGCGCACGGCGCTGCGCGCGGCGCTCGTGCGGCACGGCTTCCGCATCGAGCACAGCGAGGCCAGCCTCTACCTGTGGGCGACCCGCGGCGAGTCCTGCTGGGAGACCGTGGCGCACCTGGCCGAGCTGGGCATCCTGGTGGCGCCCGGCGACTTCTACGGCACCGCGGGCGAGCGCTTCGTCCGGGTCGCCCTGACGGCGAGCGACGAGCGGGTGGCGGCGGCGGTGGCCCGGCTGTAG
- a CDS encoding transglutaminase-like domain-containing protein yields the protein MTPHGRRGRTPRSPQPPPPERAAEVRRLFAEEARSERPDLAALCLLVGAAADGALDDTGIDAAQMELDRLAGRLPFRPGGPEAWARAVGRVLGAGEGFGGAPADYRRLESSLLHEVLRRRRGLPILLSVVWLEVARRAGAPVYGVALPGHFVVGFGPPDEQVLADPFDGGRVLAGGDARALVAGAAGAPLEPSMLAPAEPLEVVARILNNVRAWSAARPERSEVGLWAVDLGLLLPSHPARLRYERAQLLVGRGEFTDGARELEAYADVVAAVDDATAERVRGEARLARAMLN from the coding sequence GTGACACCGCACGGACGACGCGGCAGGACCCCGCGCTCCCCGCAGCCGCCCCCGCCCGAGCGGGCCGCCGAGGTGCGGCGGCTCTTCGCCGAGGAGGCGCGCTCCGAGCGGCCCGACCTGGCCGCGCTCTGCCTGCTGGTGGGCGCGGCGGCGGACGGCGCCCTGGACGACACGGGCATCGACGCCGCGCAGATGGAGCTGGACCGGCTGGCCGGGCGGCTGCCGTTCCGGCCCGGCGGGCCCGAGGCGTGGGCGCGGGCGGTGGGCCGGGTGCTGGGCGCGGGTGAGGGGTTCGGCGGCGCCCCCGCCGACTACCGGCGCCTCGAGTCGTCGCTCCTGCACGAGGTGCTGCGGCGGCGGCGCGGGCTGCCGATCCTGCTCTCCGTGGTGTGGCTCGAGGTCGCCAGGCGGGCCGGGGCCCCGGTGTACGGGGTCGCGCTGCCCGGTCACTTCGTGGTCGGGTTCGGCCCGCCCGACGAGCAGGTGCTCGCCGATCCGTTCGACGGTGGACGGGTGCTCGCCGGGGGCGACGCGCGGGCGTTGGTGGCCGGGGCCGCGGGGGCGCCTCTCGAACCGTCGATGCTCGCTCCGGCCGAGCCGCTCGAGGTCGTCGCGCGGATCCTCAACAACGTGCGGGCGTGGTCGGCGGCCAGGCCCGAACGGTCGGAGGTGGGGCTGTGGGCCGTCGACCTCGGCCTGCTGCTGCCGTCCCATCCGGCCCGACTGCGCTACGAGCGCGCCCAGTTGCTGGTGGGCCGGGGCGAGTTCACGGACGGGGCACGCGAGTTGGAGGCGTACGCGGACGTGGTGGCGGCGGTGGACGACGCGACGGCCGAACGGGTGCGCGGGGAGGCCCGGTTGGCGCGGGCGATGCTCAACTGA